The DNA segment cttgtggctgtagttGTATTGGTCctgtcacccttcaaaccaacaAAACAATAGATAAGAGTTTCGTTTTGTGGTATTTTTGAGACAGTCACAACATATCTTGATTCAACAAGGCAAAAACGTGTCGTTGATTTTGTAAATATGCTACTCGCATTGTGGTTATGTGTCtaaattatttgtgtattatttatatatataaataattatataaatatatatataaatatttatattatactatattttaattattattatgtgtctAAAAGCATTAAAACAGCAAATAATCTGcgtttttaatagtatattctTTAATTTGGCTTtgatcttttttataaattaacattgaaaCTTTATTCTTTAAAGGCAGTCAGTGCTTAGTATCTATGCAAATGTTTACATTTTGATCTCAGGGCATGGAGTATACCCACATAGAAAGTCTAATTCCAATAAAAGACGAAGCTGATAACAAGGCTTTAGACGAGAGGAGAAACACAGAATCATACAGACTAGCGTTGGAGGAAAACAGAGAATTAACGGAACAGGTAATTCAGTTAACTAAATTGAGTCTTAATAtgcttgtttttataaattcatttcgaTGGAGAAGAAAAACTTCTTGAGAAAACCTGCAGTGACGGATGAGTTCGTCCGCCTAGAATTCAGtttgatatgaaaataattgagaATCTGCTATCGTGCCATTTTAACGCTTAGGtattacagttttttaataaaaaagcataattgaattaaaaaatattagccaGCAGCTGCAGCGATAGTCTTTATGTGGGGACCGTTAGATTGAAACGCAAAAATTCTCAAATAAATGGGAAGCAGTCATTAAAATACTGGGATAAAAAGTAACCTTTGTCGTAATCCAAGTTCTAAACGGTGTgccaaatttcatccaaatcaaCATCAAAATACCCAATCATACAAACTTActaatattagtaggataaaTGTTTGGCAgctattgatttaatttattgatttttttttcaggcGGTTCTCAAAAATAAACAGCTGAAGGAAATAATCACGAATTTAAGAACTATAATTTcggaaataaatgtaatgttaacAATGCGTagatcataaataaattatacaaataataagtatgtaaatgTTACTAATAAGTGAATTACATTTACTTAATCTactgtgttttttttctttatactgCGTCGAAAAATATTacgtcattttaaataaacaaatgatataaattataaataaatattatcataacctgGATGCCATAAAAAccaaagccgaaatggcctagtggtgaatcgttaccgatgatcgtaggttcagcCCGGGCatgaaccactgaatttttatgtgtttaatttgtgtttataattcatctcgcgcttgacggaaAAGGAAAACATgttgaggaaatctgcatgtgtctaatttcactgaaattctgccacatgtctattctaccaacccgcattggagcagcgtggtggaatgagctcaaaaccttctcaaaaaggagaggaggacttagtccaatagtgggacattcacaggctgttactggatgCCGTAATGACTAACGAAAAAatcctatttataatacatacattgatATAGCACATCCGAATCAAAGGAGTAGAGATGAACATACCCAAgttttacatattccatgtgaTTTTCTAATAGATCTTCTATACTACACTACAAACTAttcttgattattattattgattattatcaaaaatagttTGTAGTCAACTCTATACCACTTAAGTACTTCGATTGCAATATTTTcactataatataactatataactaaatataactaTGCGATcggtacaatatatttaattctataactTTTATGATAtgggaaaaaatataatacttttgatTACatgaataatacatacatttgttcagttttatataaaaaataaatttaaaccaaataaaaCAGTTACAATTATTTGAAGTATTTGGTCTTATAAAGGACTTTATTAATCACTATCACTGCCCAAGGTTGAAACTTGGatatcttcattttttttaaactgcctGTAAGAGCTTAGTATAAGTTTCTTTACCGTCCAAGTCTCTTCTCAATCCATCATATGGAGTCCTCATTATCGATTTCAAAATCCGATCTATATCCGGTTTACgagtatattttagatttttcaaCAGAGCATCaataggttatatttttatcgggtctgacttgatttttttttttttcaattttgtcaCACAAGAACGTATTTTGAACGCTTGAAACGTGATAGGCTGCATTGTCTGTCAGGACGAATGAATTAGGACTATAGCTTGACTTGAGTTTGGTCCAATTAGACATTTCTGTATTTTGACCCAATTCATGTCGtcgttatttagttttattagacTTTATACCGGTTTGAATATGAGCGAAGGCGataagctaataataataattgttacagTGTGTAAGATGCTAGAAATCACCCACCTACCATTTTTTCAGAGTGTGCCCCATGGTATCCTCACTACTGCTCGTGTCGAGTGTGCTATGCTTGATAGTGAAAGGTTATTGATCGACAGTGGGTTCCTTTTGCGAGGCAGTCATAGCGATACCTTTAGTGCATCTTAACGGCAGGCCAAACTTGCCCCAACAGATACGACAGGGGACAAAGAGCCACGTCTATAAAGGCACCAAGGAGTAATCTTAGTACTCTGAAGCACCTTCAAGTCATAAGAACCCTGTAGAGGCAGTCTAGCTCACCTCACAGTTTTATACTTAATCTTATGATGTCTTACTATGACGACGAGGGTACAGCTTGCTTTTAGTCGAATGGAATGCTACTATTCCAcatggtcatgatttgtacaacTGTAGTTTATAATGTTTTAGACTTCAGtaatcattacaaaaaaaattgtataaaagttactttataAGTTTTAGCATTTAAATATGCAATAATATCGTTAAAGATtccttataaataaagtaaaaccaccacaaaataaataacaatatttatttgtaatcataTCGAGTATACAggattgagtattttttttacattttaatattttttttataaataagtaacgtATATGCTAATAGGCAAGTAAAATGAGTTCGTCGAACTCTGAAATCCGACATAAGAAGCCGAAATTAATCTCACTCGTTCAacattataactaaatattaagtACGGGAAACTATCTACGCTCGACAGGCTTAGCGATCTCGAAGCTGACTTTCTTCTTCTTCTCAAGAAGTTTCTTCTCGTAGGGGCGTCGGTCGATGCTGGAATTAACAGGTTCTGGAACGTCTTCTGGCTGTGGTTGGTCAGCTTGTTCTGGGGTATCAGGTGCTGCGTCTAAATGTTTCCCTGCGCTACGCCCTGAAGGTAGCGCGTGGAAGGCCTCTGCTAAATCAGGATTAATCTCTTCTAAAGGTGTGTCCCCATTACGAATATACACTGGAACGTAGCCAGGCACTTCAGGTAGGTACTGCCACCTGGGACGACACTCTGCAAAGAATAATGTTTTggtatcataaaaaataatctataaacaCATGATGCTGCATCAACACTTTGGATTTGATACTGTGTTTGTTCTCGCTTGAGCACTATTATAGTACCTGAGCGGTTGACCATTAGCAGTTGAAAATGATCGCTGGGAGACCGGAATCGGTGAGGGAGACATTATCATTTTTACCTGTTTGATTTAATTGGTGATTTAATGTATAAGTATTGTAAGAAAAAGAATTTGGCACACTATTACTGCCGACCGCATGACGTCAACTCTCTTTGGTGTTTCTTTTGATTGTGGATTAGTTTTCCGCTAGATGGTTGATTCACTAAGTGCTGAGGTTAGTTGATGGATGGACCATAAGAAATGGGTAATCCGAcactcattgttttttttatatagaataggtaggcgggcgaaccctggctcactcaccgttcaaaccggaacccaacaataccaagtactgctgttttacggtagaatatctgattagtgggtggttgTTCAGAGTTAATCATAtcttaattaatgaaaactagtattaatttatagatttacagATCTAGgctagattaaataaataaatatagcgtGGGTACAATGacagacattttcttttttttcagagAGATTGACACAAGAGGTTTAGTAGCGTCATTAAGTTCGGACTACgttcatattttcaatattaataatatcaacgATTCCTTCATCTTTGGTTTTGAGTAGATAAATAGTTGTGCTCTTTTTCGTATGTCattgaaataatgaaattgaaatttatcgaaaatgataaaatacacgaaaaaaaatatattaatacaagctTTAGCCAGGCCGTTTTCTTATTAATTGCACGTCCTGTTTGAATATAGGACAACACAACAATTTCTGATGTATTATCAGGCGATAatgtttattatgaaattaaacaataacagttaaacaaaatatacactACGGGAAGGTCACAAGATGTGATCTGGGCACGCGTATATATCGTGCATCGTAAATTTACTAATAGACTTCAGATAGGCCAGGACTTGTTCAAACCGCTTCCCCTGTTAGTTCGGTCGTTCAACCTGAGAATATATACCGCATTTCCTttcttataaacataaaaagatacatattaacataaaaatgcgAAACTTAAGGATTTCATGTAAAAAAACAGCGATGAAAAATTGCAGTGGATTTTATTGActtgctaattattatttttaaaaaaagttgaaatattACACGCAACATGCAAATTCATCATTTTTACACCGTTCACATTAATTTCTCCAATTAAAAGTTctatatttgcttaaaatattttcacgaaATATTTAGTGCAATGACCGAGTATTTCATACCGGTTAAGAGAATTACTTCAAGCTTCCCATTTATTGGTTACCTATAACATTTCGGCATGTTTTGTACGAAGGCCAAGCTGccagaatttataaaatttgcgCATGCATAAACAAGCCTTCCGTCAAGGTGAAACGTATAACTTTCCCGTGCATagattttttgaattatttagcAGTGCCATGTTAAAAGCACAGAGCGGACGTACGCGACTTTCATCTAACGGTCCAGCGCCGCGAGGCTGAGTTTTTGCTTGTCAAAATGCTAACTGTAATGGCGGTATTCCTCTTGCACTTCTctaaaacattacattacatatggAATCGATTTTGAACTTGACATCAATACCATAAGGTACATATTGGATTGGACTCAAAAGTAGTTTCTTGAAGACAAAGTCGTTAGGTACACATCTTTCACCAATTGCTAGTTGGCTATTGACCGAGATACTCAATgtgcaattttaaattaattcatactGATATGTTATCATAGAAGATTGATTGATGATGAAAACAGTAATAGAAGTTCAGTTAAGTAAAGAAAACGATTTTATTAACGTCTTAAAAATTGCTTATGCAATtcataagttaataataaataaacgtcgTTATTGCATCttttcatatacattttttttaaatgtgtttgtATTTTAGGCCCATGGAGTagctagttaaaaaaaataaaaaatattgtgttctACGATATAAGCCcaagcatatatatttataataagtgctGTCGGTGTGAATTCGttgatattatcaaataaactaaagcatttatatttcgaacttattttattaagttatatttttctgtttattttaataacttttaaaacctgaataacgttttaaatattttttacttatgaaTGAAAAGTTAAtaatgacaatatatatatttcttacatgtaTATacttgtgtgtgtatatattattctagCTGCTATATTCGAGATTCAAATGTAGGACAACAAGGTGAAATGTTAAGTCTGGTAAGATTTCTTATCTAAAAATGGTCAAGATAAGTTTCAGAGTAAACACGAGTAATTGTGAGTAGTAGTTTAGTTCCAAGCGCATTTCTGTGTACAGTAACGGATTTCTTCGGCTATCGCCGGCGTCGATAAGTCGGCTTGCGACCTATGATTCCTTATTTCGGATTTCTTCTTGCGCCTACATActactttttatatacttagCGTATATGATATACGACAGATATTTTTGTTGcattatatttgtttctaatttaacaaaaattacatttcttttaaattttttgtcatATATTGTTTTCAAGAACTATAAATCAGGCGGCGAGTGCTTTTAACTTTAGTTAgcacatttataaatatgcgTTTGCACATACTAGTTAGTATACATATACtagtttaattaagaaaaagatCTTTGGTCATACAATCAAACTCCAcaggattatatttaaatatattttccatttagagttaatattgcttacattTAATTTCAAAGACAATCTGCTTGTCGGATTGTCGTAATATAGTAACATTCGCTttgaatttttaactttttttatatcgctGGATGACCTAGCACGTAGACCGTAGTAATAAAAGTCTTTGTCCTATCCAGTGATGTGTAACTCGACTTGAAACAGGTTGATCTCGTTTATTTtcccattattattaaattccaaTTATCTACCCCAccgttgtaaaataatatataataatttccctTGCTTATTATCATTGTCTTaattcaacataaaaaaaaacaataacagcgTTGAAAATAAATGGAATTTAAAGCGATTTTTTACCGCACAACGAAGGTAAATTAAACCAGaccaattagttttttttagatacattaatttatttgccGACATCGGTTATAATGCTTTTCCGTTTTATACCTTTCTCAGAATAGCGATGATATCATTTCACGCTTTTGAGCTTTATGCGATGCGTAAGCttagaaaatgtttttgttaccaTTTAATCAGTTGGCCTTGatgtaattactaatatattcaCGTGTAAGTAGGtacttataatgaaaaattgatattttttaaatgttttcctttgactgattttttttaaacagaaataatttttttaatattttgtttttatatatttcatttgttgccataatttatagttataagtTACTACTGCCATTTGaaaaaattgcaaattaaatttattgtaacatttaatataagagTTAGAATAGTTTTGTCCTATCGGAAAAACTTGTGACCTCAACAACTCTACTGGCTTTAACATGAATGTGTAATTTAAAGTCTAACCTTAAAGTAAACGTAAAAGAGCATTTGATAAATCAAATGCGTTTAAAAATCGTTAACAAGCTAATTCAAGCACAGAATTGTTTATAAAGCGTGGAATTTGCGTTATTGTTAGTATCAATAGGTTATAATTGATTACATTTAGgtgttataagataaaaaaaatgatgatgTGCGGGCTCACGATCACGGAAAACATTAATCACGACTTAAATGCGAAGATTCAGTCGTGACTTAAAACTTGAAAAGTAtagattaaacattttaaattagcaAGACATAAAggtctttgttttttaataatatgcaatctttttttgttattaatctaACTATTAGTGGATTCTTGAAGATTAATCGTGcacattattagtataaatgcCAAAATTACAAAATTGGTATCTCGAGTTTCGCATTGTATGtacaatagaaataataaatcggACCGATTTTATACCTCTACAAGATCGATGTTTCGCGGTTTTCatgtttagtaattaaaacgcattaataatataattttagacaaTACTAAAACGTTGTGATCAatgttaaaactatatttacatAGTAGAGAAGTAAACATTGCTCAGATGAAAACCACCGCAAAAGAAAAATTAGTGCTTTTTGTTTTGTCTTCCGTAAACTTGGTacaatgttttgtaaataaatagttttaaaaatacttttaactgtgaatcaaaattaaatttcttaaaattacgGTACGTAAAAGTTTAGGTAGCACGTAAGTTTACGTCTCAAGCTCatacttaaatataagttagttaattgttattattcgaTAAGGAaaaaaacacacatatatatatttaataaggttaaaaataatattttttctctttcaGGGAAATCAAAttggaagaaaaaaatatgtatagtgTGATGACTATATTGATGACGTAATAATCTAAAagacaacaaaataatatgtatgtagaaGTTGTTGGATTATAGTTTTGCATCAGATTATATTTCagctctgcttaattttatagatctattgtattatttactgatttaatatttatctcatACCCTATttcttaaacatttaaaagtttatttctgGATTATTTCCATCTTCGTCGTTGCATCTCTATGCAATATGATAATGAAAATCTACACAAGATATGTCACCATTCTAATTACATTAATGCTCTTTTATTCGTCGCCctagtatttctattttttaatgcaTCTTGTCTAGTTTTATGCGTCTGTCAGATCCATTTTGTTATCAGGATTGTCATAAAATAAAGCTGTCCGCTGTTGAACTATTTGAACTTTGTAGCTAGCAAATTATTTATCTAGTGACATAATTATTAGACATATCGACAGATTACGTTGGTTAGATTAATTACAAtgcagattttaatttattatataaataattatacgtcaaataatgtttttaaggaCGTAGAGAGAGAGAGGGTAGTTGTTGTGTTGTAACcctaatataaattgttctttaaccgatttaatatttttataaattatgtttttgtttttataaggaCAGAAATTGTAGTTCTTACGTCAATTTTGATGTAATGTGTTtttatgtaagtacatattaaatatattatttttataattattataattatttatcttaaatataatttttttgttacccAATTAATACATTAACGTTTATATAACGTATTATACCAAGTTGATTTGAATTAAGTTTGAAGTATAGTTATGATCATAACcagtatatatcattattatttttttaatacttgttCGCAATGATTcgctttacaaaatatatataaagtataacaaTTGATTTCTGATGAAACAAAATGAtccaatttatgtatttaaataaaatgtctattaaaattataaacgctaaaaatgaataaataaaaaaaaccaaaaaaaaataactcaccAATTACAACTACGCACAAAAAACACACGAGAATTAATGATTTGTACATTGCGAATATTTTTCGATCTATCAATAAAATTTCACTTGTGAGCAAGCGCGGGCCGCGGCTGCGAGATTGCGAGTGATGCGCCGGCGCACGGAACCGGATTAAAAACGTGAAGCGTGCGGTTTATTTGAACCCGCGGGATGCAACTTTCCTTTTGCAAATAAGATACCAGATAAATTATTACAGTTAATtagaaatttacaatttaatgaaattagtgaAAACTATCCTTCGAAGAGCTTATAGGATTTGTAAGTTTTACAGATGAGCCGGTCATTTTTTTGTCATTCCTTAAACGActgttgtataaattatattagaataacCATATTGTTTTAATGTGTGATCCAAAATCATTTGTTCCAAGTGTTAATTAGAAGTATGTTGCCAGTAGTTGAAAACATCGTTTTCTATACGTCGACCAAGTTAGAAATgtctttaaaattgtattacgaTATTATGTACGCTGTATGTGAAGAAATGATACTAAGTAATTACTATGTTATTGGAACAGTAATGCTTTGTAGTAATGCTCTTTTCGTTAACATGATTtttctattatgtatataaaattccaAAATCAGTTTACAATT comes from the Nymphalis io chromosome 1, ilAglIoxx1.1, whole genome shotgun sequence genome and includes:
- the LOC126769648 gene encoding uncharacterized protein LOC126769648; this encodes MYKSLILVCFLCVVVIECRPRWQYLPEVPGYVPVYIRNGDTPLEEINPDLAEAFHALPSGRSAGKHLDAAPDTPEQADQPQPEDVPEPVNSSIDRRPYEKKLLEKKKKVSFEIAKPVERR